One Deltaproteobacteria bacterium genomic region harbors:
- a CDS encoding aminotransferase class V-fold PLP-dependent enzyme yields the protein MRPSPLDVRRARAETPGCERVLHLNNAGASLMPSCVIEAVGAHLRREAEVGGYEAEAEAAPRLAEVYDHAARLLGCAPDEVAVLDSATRAWDLAAHSLPLAPGDRILTARSEYASNYIGLLQLARRTGATLEVLPDDETGQLDLAALERQLDERVKLVALTHVPTNGGLVQPAAEVGRLARSVGATVLLDACQSAGQLPLDVRELGCQLLVAAGRKYLRGPRGTGLLYVERALCARLEPIFLDLHGATWVSPERYDVNPGATRFETWESNVGAKLGLGAALAYALDFGPEPIWTRISVLGRALRERLTELPDVAVHDLGRAPCGLVSFTVAGSSPDALCARLRQKGINVSVSRRSSTLLDMQARGLPDLLRASVHYYNTEEELERFVRALSEAR from the coding sequence ATGCGCCCCTCACCGCTGGACGTACGGCGCGCCCGAGCCGAGACCCCCGGCTGCGAGCGCGTCCTGCACCTGAACAACGCCGGTGCCTCGCTCATGCCGTCGTGCGTGATCGAAGCGGTCGGCGCCCACCTTCGACGCGAGGCCGAGGTCGGCGGGTACGAGGCCGAGGCGGAGGCTGCCCCGCGGCTGGCGGAGGTCTACGACCACGCGGCGCGGCTCCTCGGCTGCGCGCCGGACGAGGTGGCGGTGCTGGACAGCGCCACCCGCGCGTGGGATCTCGCGGCGCACAGCCTTCCGCTCGCCCCCGGGGATCGCATCCTCACCGCGCGCTCCGAGTACGCGAGCAACTACATCGGCCTCCTGCAGCTCGCGCGGCGCACCGGCGCGACCCTCGAGGTCCTCCCCGACGACGAGACGGGCCAGCTCGACCTCGCGGCCCTGGAGCGCCAGCTCGACGAGCGGGTCAAGCTCGTGGCCCTCACGCACGTCCCGACGAACGGGGGCCTGGTGCAGCCGGCGGCCGAGGTGGGACGCCTCGCCCGAAGCGTGGGCGCCACCGTGCTGCTCGACGCGTGCCAGTCCGCGGGCCAGCTCCCCCTCGACGTGCGCGAGCTCGGGTGCCAGCTCCTCGTGGCAGCCGGGCGCAAGTACCTGCGTGGCCCTCGGGGCACGGGGCTGCTCTACGTCGAACGCGCCCTCTGCGCGCGACTCGAGCCGATCTTCCTCGACCTCCACGGCGCCACCTGGGTCAGCCCCGAGCGCTACGACGTGAACCCCGGCGCGACGCGCTTCGAGACCTGGGAGAGCAACGTGGGTGCGAAACTCGGGCTGGGAGCCGCGCTGGCCTACGCCCTCGACTTCGGCCCGGAGCCGATCTGGACCCGGATCTCGGTGCTCGGCCGGGCGCTCCGCGAACGACTGACCGAGCTGCCCGACGTCGCCGTGCACGACCTCGGGCGCGCGCCGTGCGGCCTCGTGAGCTTCACCGTCGCGGGGTCGTCCCCCGACGCGCTCTGCGCACGCTTGCGCCAGAAGGGGATCAACGTCTCGGTCTCGCGACGAAGCTCCACGCTTCTCGACATGCAGGCCCGGGGACTGCCCGACCTGCTGCGCGCCTCGGTGCACTACTACAACACGGAGGAAGAGCTGGAACGCTTCGTGCGCGCGCTCAGCGAGGCGCGCTGA